From Rhodopirellula bahusiensis, one genomic window encodes:
- a CDS encoding arylsulfatase has translation MKSNALLLQFCLLTVGLCLSAEAQDKPNVLVIWGDDIGTENISHYNRGMMGYKTPNIDRVAKEGIFFTDYYGQQSCTAGRAAFISGSVPVRSGMTKVGLPGAKEGWQKTDVTMATVMKSLGYSTGQFGKNHQGDRDEHLPTQHGFDEFLGNLYHLNAEEEPENEDYPADMKMADGRTFIQAFGPRGVIKATADGKIEDTGPLTKKRMETIDEETIAAAKDFITRQHKADKPFFCWWNGTRMHFRTHVKEEHRHKGNDEYTDGMIEHDMQVGELLDLLDELGIADNTIVQYSTDNGPHYNTWPDAGTTPFRNEKNSNWEGAYRVPCYVRWPGKFKPGTVLNGVLAHEDWLPTFAAAAGSTDIKEQLLKGVELNGRSYKNHIDGYNQLDYLTGKTDESPRKEFMYVNDDGQIVAIRYEDWKAVFLENRGMAFEVWREPFTELRVPLLFNLRRDPFEKAQHNATMYNDWFLSRVFVLAPMQQFAGKFLMTMKEFPPSQTPGSFNLEKIQKQIESSMGGR, from the coding sequence ATGAAGTCCAACGCTCTTCTCCTTCAGTTTTGTCTTTTGACCGTGGGGCTATGCCTCTCGGCTGAAGCTCAAGACAAGCCGAATGTCCTCGTTATCTGGGGCGATGATATCGGCACTGAAAACATCAGCCACTACAACCGTGGGATGATGGGCTACAAGACACCCAACATCGATCGTGTCGCGAAGGAAGGAATCTTCTTTACCGACTACTACGGCCAGCAATCATGTACCGCTGGTCGAGCCGCTTTTATCAGCGGCAGCGTTCCGGTCCGCAGCGGGATGACCAAGGTTGGACTGCCCGGTGCAAAAGAAGGTTGGCAGAAGACTGATGTCACCATGGCGACTGTCATGAAGAGTCTCGGATATTCAACCGGCCAATTCGGCAAGAACCACCAAGGCGACCGCGACGAACACTTGCCGACTCAACATGGTTTCGATGAATTCCTCGGCAATCTATATCACCTCAACGCCGAAGAAGAACCAGAGAACGAAGACTACCCGGCTGACATGAAGATGGCAGACGGACGGACGTTCATCCAAGCGTTCGGCCCTCGCGGCGTGATCAAAGCCACGGCTGATGGCAAAATCGAAGACACCGGGCCTCTCACGAAGAAGCGAATGGAAACGATCGACGAAGAAACGATCGCTGCGGCGAAGGATTTCATCACTCGTCAACACAAGGCTGACAAGCCATTCTTTTGCTGGTGGAATGGAACGCGAATGCACTTCCGCACACACGTCAAGGAAGAACATCGTCACAAAGGGAATGACGAATACACCGACGGAATGATCGAGCACGACATGCAAGTCGGCGAGTTGCTTGACTTGTTGGATGAGCTCGGAATTGCTGACAACACGATCGTTCAGTACTCGACCGACAATGGTCCTCACTACAACACTTGGCCCGATGCTGGCACGACTCCGTTCCGCAACGAAAAGAATTCGAATTGGGAAGGTGCTTACCGTGTGCCTTGTTACGTTCGTTGGCCCGGCAAGTTCAAACCCGGAACTGTTCTGAACGGTGTCCTCGCACACGAAGATTGGTTGCCAACCTTCGCCGCTGCCGCTGGTTCAACCGACATCAAGGAGCAACTGCTCAAGGGGGTCGAGCTAAACGGTCGCAGCTACAAGAACCATATCGATGGTTACAACCAGCTGGACTACTTGACCGGGAAGACCGACGAGTCGCCTCGTAAAGAGTTCATGTACGTGAACGACGACGGACAGATCGTTGCAATCCGCTACGAAGACTGGAAAGCCGTCTTCCTTGAAAATCGCGGAATGGCCTTTGAAGTTTGGCGTGAGCCTTTCACCGAACTTCGTGTTCCGTTGTTGTTCAACTTGCGTCGCGATCCCTTTGAAAAGGCACAGCACAACGCAACGATGTACAACGATTGGTTCTTGTCGCGAGTGTTTGTGTTGGCTCCGATGCAGCAGTTTGCAGGGAAGTTCCTGATGACAATGAAGGAGTTCCCGCCGAGCCAAACACCTGGTTCGTTCAATCTGGAGAAGATCCAAAAACAGATTGAATCCAGCATGGGTGGTCGCTGA